Proteins encoded by one window of Cloeon dipterum chromosome 2, ieCloDipt1.1, whole genome shotgun sequence:
- the LOC135935769 gene encoding dopamine receptor 1-like yields the protein MSSLIPESVVANEPKTNSIMVLALLKKSGLITSLGVLSNLTILATVWLDHRLRNSTCCFICSLAVADLVVLTFAVPREAYQDFLGFWPYSEIMCDVTIVVDLTFSTASLLSIMLLAVDRYMSIRMPFSYSHWMTKKLVALTLIAVWTTSIVTIAVPMYLSHMYNHHELEGEKMVCLAKFMPYSALMVSFFNFGLPCTAMVYIYTRLYLQAKAASDEIRKLKKSLLRADDVENRPALTVLQRFRNDYKAAMTVGLIMGSYLVCWLPFFVVEILHSFNQNCCSDLAFKIGIWMGFVNSALNPIIYGLMDKKIRAAFLMFVWQSSIAAMPRISDFYKDRDSN from the exons ATGTCGTCTTTGATTCCTGAAAGCGTCGTTGCTAACGAGCCGAAAACAAACTCGATTATGGTCTTGGCCCTCTTGA AAAAATCAGGTCTGATCACCAGTCTCGGCGTGCTGAGCAACCTGACAATCCTGGCGACGGTGTGGTTGGACCATCGGCTGCGAAACTCAACCTGCTGCTTCATCTGCTCGCTAGCCGTGGCCGATCTAGTGGTGTTGACGTTCGCGGTGCCTCGCGAGGCCTACCAGGACTTCCTCGGCTTCTGGCCGTACAGTGAGATCATGTGCGACGTGACCATCGTCGTCGACCTCACCTTCTCCACAGCCTCCTTACTCTCCATCATGTTGCTCGCTGTTGACAGGTACATGAGCATCAGG ATGCCATTCTCCTACTCACACTGGATGACAAAGAAACTAGTGGCCCTGACCCTAATTGCCGTGTGGACCACCTCGATCGTGACGATCGCCGTTCCAATGTACCTAAGCCACATGTACAACCACCACGAGCTGGAGGGCGAGAAGATGGTGTGCCTGGCCAAGTTCATGCCGTACTCGGCCCTGATGGTATCCTTCTTCAACTTCGGCTTGCCCTGCACCGCCATGGTCTACATCTACACGCGGCTCTACCTGCAGGCAAAGGCGGCCTCTGACGAGATCCGCAAATTGAAGAAATCCCTACTGAGAGCGGATGACGTCGAGAACAGGCCGGCGCTCACGGTGTTGCAGCGCTTCAGGAACGACTACAAGGCGGCCATGACCGTCGGCCTCATCATGGGATCCTACCTCGTCTGTTGGCTGCCCTTTTTCGTCGTTGAAATCTTGCATAGCTTCAATCAGAATTGCTGCTCTGACCTGGCGTTCAAg ATTGGAATTTGGATGGGCTTTGTGAACAGCGCTCTGAACCCAATAATATACGGTTTGATGGATAAGAAGATTCGGGCGGCGTTCTTAATGTTTGTTTGGCAATCGTCCATCGCTGCCATGCCACGAATATCTGATTTTTACAAGGACAGAGACTCAAACTGA